From the genome of Bosea sp. Tri-49, one region includes:
- a CDS encoding DUF1127 domain-containing protein, producing the protein MLVMTFVTKTLSAVSGGAARAAAHTVTGTKNLVRAFVHRREVMRLSELDERGLKDIGLVRSDIDGALATSWLADPSSVLQARSAQQQSAAASRREAGVRRPVVIQAAPRPSAKDIKIACNA; encoded by the coding sequence ATGCTGGTCATGACCTTCGTCACGAAGACCTTGTCTGCCGTTTCCGGCGGCGCGGCGCGTGCTGCCGCTCACACGGTTACGGGCACGAAAAACCTGGTGCGCGCCTTCGTGCACCGCCGAGAGGTGATGCGTCTCAGCGAGCTCGATGAGCGCGGGCTGAAGGATATCGGCCTTGTCCGCTCCGACATCGACGGTGCGCTTGCGACCTCCTGGCTCGCGGATCCGTCGAGCGTGCTGCAGGCCCGCTCCGCCCAACAGCAGTCGGCGGCCGCGAGCCGCCGAGAGGCCGGGGTTCGACGGCCTGTGGTGATCCAGGCCGCGCCACGGCCGAGCGCCAAGGACATCAAGATCGCGTGCAACGCCTGA
- a CDS encoding TadE/TadG family type IV pilus assembly protein — MQPFRDFRGLCWAKIAGFTRRQEARQSAPEVWSRRPSARRLLPDQRGVAAVEFGLLAMFMFVLMAGTIDISQRVIFQRDLKRFASSAALAMATCPQGGGSCSTDAIRAIKDRMAVVLPGVTISELRLASFYLENSKITMGPGVTTYFQGTEEADAKALLLREFDAGVFVSIKATHAPTFPSFAANWGLVSKEFSESKMQLSYRKVQ, encoded by the coding sequence ATGCAACCGTTTCGTGACTTCAGGGGGCTGTGCTGGGCCAAGATTGCCGGTTTTACCAGGCGGCAGGAGGCGCGGCAGTCCGCGCCGGAGGTCTGGTCACGACGGCCGAGTGCTCGCCGGCTGCTACCTGACCAGCGCGGCGTCGCAGCGGTGGAGTTCGGTCTGCTCGCCATGTTCATGTTCGTATTGATGGCCGGCACGATCGATATCTCGCAGCGAGTCATCTTCCAGCGCGACCTCAAGCGCTTCGCGAGCTCCGCCGCTCTAGCCATGGCGACATGTCCGCAAGGCGGCGGCTCATGCTCGACCGACGCGATCAGGGCCATCAAGGATCGTATGGCGGTCGTTCTGCCCGGCGTGACGATATCGGAGTTGCGCCTGGCTTCATTCTACCTTGAGAATAGTAAGATCACGATGGGTCCGGGTGTGACGACCTATTTCCAGGGAACAGAGGAAGCCGACGCCAAGGCATTGCTGCTCAGAGAATTTGACGCTGGCGTCTTCGTCTCGATCAAGGCCACTCATGCCCCGACCTTTCCTAGCTTCGCAGCCAATTGGGGCTTGGTGAGCAAGGAATTCAGCGAAAGCAAGATGCAGCTGAGCTATCGTAAGGTGCAATAA
- a CDS encoding TadE/TadG family type IV pilus assembly protein, with product MPGLFRSFLKDARGVTALMFGLTLPAVVLAVGGGIDFSRAAARHQRMASAIELACQQAAQEIRYQASQANADPKKDYSSLVKDLAVKKLAEDSLTEVTPTVVIAGEIVTITAAGSSANLFAGIVGYNQVSLQVSRNCTKLPVAPPENKVLFTESFENYHSVKKEDWSVLQNWNGWKTTGGGVEINGIPQLSGNEIRFGNFFAELDSHCYVSGCNSNSSMAREFDLKPGNYELRYWYISRIRNTTSTFAGKVACVGRYPENDTNPDYKNNPSLQSAWATKWPQVVQWARSWEDETNRIEVYFAKSNATLNTTNMVDLCIHTDKWVERVVPLKVTEAAKYSFTFRAAGKQDTVGGLLDYIRFCSGNCP from the coding sequence GATCGTTCCTCAAGGATGCCCGCGGCGTTACCGCGTTGATGTTCGGCCTGACGCTGCCGGCAGTCGTACTCGCAGTCGGCGGCGGTATCGATTTCAGTCGCGCAGCGGCACGGCATCAGCGCATGGCGAGTGCGATCGAGCTCGCTTGTCAGCAGGCGGCGCAGGAGATTCGATATCAGGCGAGTCAGGCCAATGCCGATCCGAAAAAGGATTACAGCTCGCTCGTCAAAGACCTCGCGGTTAAGAAGCTCGCCGAAGACAGCCTGACGGAAGTCACGCCTACTGTGGTCATTGCGGGTGAAATCGTCACGATCACGGCAGCCGGCTCGAGCGCGAACCTCTTCGCAGGCATCGTCGGCTATAATCAGGTTTCGCTGCAGGTCAGTCGCAATTGTACCAAGCTTCCGGTTGCCCCGCCGGAAAACAAGGTGCTGTTCACGGAATCCTTTGAGAACTACCACAGTGTCAAGAAAGAGGACTGGAGCGTTCTGCAGAACTGGAATGGCTGGAAAACGACAGGCGGCGGTGTCGAGATCAACGGCATCCCACAACTGTCTGGCAATGAGATCCGCTTCGGTAATTTCTTCGCCGAGTTGGATTCACATTGCTATGTCTCCGGTTGCAACTCCAATTCTTCGATGGCGAGGGAGTTCGATCTGAAGCCCGGCAATTACGAGCTGCGCTATTGGTACATCTCTCGAATCCGTAACACGACCTCGACATTCGCCGGCAAGGTGGCCTGCGTCGGACGCTATCCAGAGAACGATACGAATCCGGACTATAAGAACAACCCCAGTTTACAGAGCGCCTGGGCTACGAAATGGCCTCAAGTGGTGCAATGGGCGAGATCTTGGGAAGATGAGACAAATCGTATCGAGGTCTATTTCGCGAAAAGTAACGCGACTCTGAATACGACAAACATGGTCGATCTCTGTATTCACACGGACAAATGGGTCGAGCGTGTTGTTCCGTTGAAAGTGACAGAGGCGGCCAAATACAGCTTTACGTTCCGCGCAGCAGGCAAACAGGATACGGTTGGTGGACTCCTCGACTATATCCGCTTCTGCAGCGGCAATTGCCCGTAA
- a CDS encoding LysR substrate-binding domain-containing protein produces the protein MAHVLDADQLKTFVAIADTGSFTRAAEIVFKTQSAVSMQMKRLEERVGRPLFGRDGRHAKLTEDGERLLDYARRIVRLNLECVASFTEADLKGRIRLGVPDDYADRYLPEILARFARSNPRTEVTVVCEPTPMLAERIGTGDIDLAIITHVEGRGQGEIIRIEPLLWVTSARHCVHEEDPLPLALGRPTCNWRQAAVEALESKGRRFRVLYASWNSTAVGAAVVAGLAVSVLPESAVRPGMRILGPSEGFSTLPSCKIGLLRTRHDPSILSNALAEHIIQSLDNLQSFKVAAE, from the coding sequence ATGGCTCATGTGCTCGATGCCGATCAGCTCAAGACCTTCGTCGCCATCGCCGACACCGGCTCCTTCACCCGCGCTGCCGAGATCGTCTTCAAGACGCAATCGGCCGTTTCGATGCAGATGAAGCGGCTGGAAGAGCGTGTCGGCCGGCCGCTCTTTGGCCGGGATGGGCGCCATGCCAAGCTGACCGAGGATGGCGAGCGGCTGCTCGACTATGCCCGCCGTATCGTGCGGCTCAACCTCGAATGCGTGGCGAGCTTCACTGAGGCCGATCTCAAGGGCCGCATCCGGCTCGGCGTGCCCGACGACTACGCTGACCGCTATCTGCCGGAGATCCTGGCCCGCTTCGCTCGCTCGAACCCCCGTACCGAAGTTACCGTGGTCTGCGAGCCGACGCCGATGCTGGCGGAGCGGATCGGTACCGGCGACATCGACCTTGCGATCATCACCCATGTCGAGGGCCGCGGCCAGGGCGAGATCATCCGGATCGAACCCCTGCTCTGGGTGACCTCGGCCCGCCACTGCGTGCACGAGGAAGACCCGTTGCCGCTGGCGCTGGGACGGCCGACCTGCAACTGGCGCCAGGCCGCGGTCGAAGCGCTGGAGAGCAAGGGCCGGCGCTTCCGCGTGCTCTATGCCAGCTGGAATTCGACCGCGGTCGGAGCGGCAGTGGTTGCGGGGCTCGCGGTCTCGGTATTGCCGGAGAGCGCGGTCCGGCCCGGCATGCGCATTCTGGGCCCCTCGGAAGGCTTCTCCACCCTGCCCTCCTGCAAGATCGGCCTGCTACGCACGAGGCACGACCCGTCGATCCTGTCGAACGCCCTCGCCGAGCACATCATCCAGAGCCTGGACAACCTGCAGAGCTTCAAGGTGGCGGCGGAGTAG
- a CDS encoding MATE family efflux transporter — protein MNAPTLPSQAVFVSGSTLRHVAVMTATASVGLIAIFVVDFLSLLYVSRLGRPEATAGVGYATIVLYLMISFNVGLMIAVTALTARALGAGDREGARRMAGSTLTVMAIAGLALSVVMLPLLPWLLPKLGAHGESLAVATSFLWITLPSNVLMALGMGLSGVLRAVGDAKRAMYVTLAGGIVTAALDPLLIFGLGLGPDGAAWATVLSRVVFLAVGFHGALRVHRMIARPSFAALRRDARPTFAIAAPAIMTNLANPIANACFFGIIARFGDQVIAASAIIDRLVPVAFGVLFALSGAVGPILAQNWGAQRYDRMRQALTDSVSFAAAYVAVAGLLLALLRHQISALFGTSGETAELVAFFGLIAGPMWLFVGALFVANSAFNNLGMPFYSTLFSWGRATLGTVPLAWLGAQYAGPKGALAGAALGAVLFGIAALVTAYRGIARLERSAQMAARPSFA, from the coding sequence GTGAACGCGCCCACGCTCCCTTCGCAGGCCGTTTTCGTCAGCGGCTCGACCCTGCGCCATGTCGCGGTGATGACCGCGACCGCCTCAGTCGGGCTGATCGCGATCTTCGTCGTCGATTTCCTGTCGCTGCTTTACGTCTCGCGCCTCGGCCGGCCCGAGGCGACGGCGGGCGTCGGCTACGCGACGATCGTGCTCTACCTGATGATCTCATTCAATGTCGGGCTGATGATCGCGGTGACGGCGCTGACGGCGCGCGCGCTCGGCGCCGGCGACCGCGAGGGCGCGCGGCGGATGGCCGGCTCGACACTCACGGTGATGGCGATCGCCGGGCTGGCGCTCAGCGTCGTCATGCTGCCGCTGTTGCCCTGGCTGCTGCCTAAGCTCGGCGCGCATGGCGAGTCGCTCGCCGTCGCGACTTCGTTCCTGTGGATCACCCTCCCCTCGAATGTGCTGATGGCGCTCGGCATGGGTCTGTCCGGCGTCCTGCGCGCCGTCGGCGACGCCAAGCGGGCGATGTATGTCACCCTGGCTGGCGGCATCGTCACGGCAGCGCTCGACCCGCTCCTGATTTTCGGCCTCGGGCTCGGCCCCGACGGCGCCGCCTGGGCGACCGTGCTCTCGCGCGTCGTCTTCCTCGCCGTCGGCTTCCATGGCGCGCTTCGCGTCCACCGGATGATCGCCCGCCCGAGCTTTGCCGCCCTGCGCCGCGATGCAAGGCCTACCTTCGCGATCGCAGCCCCGGCGATCATGACCAATCTCGCCAATCCGATCGCCAATGCCTGCTTCTTCGGCATCATCGCCCGCTTCGGCGATCAGGTCATCGCGGCGAGCGCGATCATCGACCGGCTGGTCCCGGTCGCCTTCGGCGTGCTGTTCGCGCTGTCCGGCGCGGTCGGGCCGATCCTGGCGCAGAACTGGGGCGCGCAGCGCTATGATCGGATGCGCCAGGCACTGACCGATTCCGTCAGCTTCGCTGCGGCCTATGTCGCTGTCGCAGGCCTGCTGCTGGCGCTGCTGCGTCACCAGATCAGCGCTCTGTTCGGCACCAGCGGCGAGACCGCCGAGCTCGTCGCCTTCTTCGGCCTGATCGCCGGGCCGATGTGGCTCTTCGTCGGCGCGCTCTTCGTCGCCAACTCGGCCTTCAACAATCTCGGGATGCCGTTCTACTCGACCCTGTTCAGCTGGGGCCGCGCCACGCTCGGCACGGTGCCGCTCGCCTGGCTCGGCGCTCAATATGCCGGCCCCAAGGGCGCGCTCGCCGGGGCTGCACTGGGCGCGGTGCTGTTCGGCATCGCGGCGCTGGTCACCGCCTATCGCGGCATCGCCAGGCTCGAGCGCTCGGCTCAGATGGCAGCGAGACCGTCGTTTGCCTGA
- a CDS encoding methyl-accepting chemotaxis protein, translating into MRRFRFRLHDLRIRTKIAIPMLVMGAIGIGSAVYGAFEFGKIEKTYADLVSQRATAILDSARAASAMTEIVGNLYQAIAYPEFMKQNGTSIEKVKTAYAASLQALVEAKISFPQRAESFDELSRRLQAAKSDIDQIIAQAARDEDLPALSIMSQLDKTIGEIAGAAAKVNGEIKKDTEAASEALAADADRVNLIVIGLSLAGALLGLIGGAILTSAAITRPLERLKLRMGQIANGDYAAEVEGQGRRDEVGEMARAVQVFRENGLAVQRLESETEAGRTEAERQRLAAEAERTSATALQQRLAAEQAVVVRALAEGLTRLSQGDLSVRVEDEVAADYAALKQDFNSAVSHLAQTIATIQATSADVGNAAREINSGADDLSKRTEEQASSLEQTAATTEQLAASVKASAQASRQAVQLANEATGVAVNGGAVASQAVDAMARIEQASKKISDITSVIDEIAFQTNLLALNAAVEAARAGDAGKGFAVVASEVRTLAQRSAEAAKDITALIAQSGVEVEQGVGLVRAAGEALSRIVEASKKVSATVSDISAASAEQANGIDEMSQTVAHMDEMTQANAALAEESAASAGSLSSQIRRLNELVASFRTGDNAATLTGAPVADEASEWDERRRA; encoded by the coding sequence ATGCGACGCTTTCGCTTTCGGCTTCATGATCTGAGGATCAGGACCAAGATCGCCATCCCGATGCTGGTCATGGGAGCGATCGGCATCGGCTCGGCCGTCTACGGCGCATTCGAGTTCGGCAAGATCGAGAAGACCTATGCCGACCTGGTCTCCCAGCGCGCGACGGCCATCCTCGACTCTGCCCGCGCCGCCAGCGCCATGACCGAGATCGTCGGCAATCTCTACCAGGCGATCGCCTATCCCGAGTTCATGAAGCAGAACGGGACCAGCATCGAGAAGGTGAAGACCGCCTATGCGGCCTCGCTGCAGGCGCTGGTCGAAGCCAAGATCAGCTTCCCGCAGCGGGCCGAGAGCTTCGACGAGTTGAGCCGCCGCCTGCAGGCGGCGAAGTCCGACATCGACCAGATCATCGCCCAGGCTGCCCGCGACGAAGACCTGCCGGCACTCTCGATCATGTCCCAGCTCGACAAGACGATCGGCGAGATCGCCGGCGCTGCCGCCAAGGTCAATGGCGAGATCAAGAAAGATACGGAGGCGGCCTCCGAAGCGCTTGCCGCCGATGCCGATCGCGTCAACCTGATCGTCATCGGCCTGAGCCTGGCAGGGGCACTGCTCGGCCTGATCGGTGGCGCGATTCTGACCAGCGCAGCTATTACGCGTCCGCTGGAGCGGCTCAAGCTCCGTATGGGCCAGATCGCCAATGGCGACTATGCCGCCGAGGTCGAGGGCCAAGGCCGCCGGGACGAGGTCGGCGAGATGGCCCGCGCCGTCCAGGTGTTCAGGGAGAACGGCCTCGCCGTCCAGCGCCTCGAAAGCGAGACGGAGGCCGGCCGCACCGAAGCCGAGCGGCAGCGTCTAGCGGCCGAAGCCGAGCGCACCAGCGCCACGGCGCTGCAGCAGCGCCTTGCGGCGGAGCAGGCGGTCGTGGTCAGGGCCCTCGCCGAGGGCTTGACCCGGCTCTCCCAGGGCGATCTCAGCGTCCGCGTCGAGGACGAGGTCGCCGCCGACTACGCCGCGCTCAAGCAGGATTTCAACAGCGCCGTCAGCCATTTGGCGCAGACGATCGCGACCATCCAGGCGACTTCGGCCGATGTCGGCAATGCCGCACGCGAGATCAATTCCGGCGCCGACGATTTGTCGAAGCGCACCGAGGAGCAGGCCTCCTCGCTCGAGCAGACGGCTGCGACCACCGAGCAGCTCGCAGCCTCGGTCAAGGCCTCGGCGCAGGCCTCGCGGCAGGCGGTTCAGCTCGCCAATGAGGCGACCGGTGTCGCGGTCAATGGCGGCGCTGTCGCCAGCCAGGCGGTCGACGCCATGGCGCGGATCGAGCAGGCCTCGAAGAAAATTTCCGACATCACCTCGGTGATCGACGAGATCGCCTTCCAGACCAATCTGCTCGCCTTGAACGCAGCGGTCGAAGCGGCCCGTGCCGGTGACGCCGGCAAGGGCTTTGCCGTGGTCGCCAGCGAAGTGCGCACATTGGCTCAGCGTTCGGCCGAGGCCGCCAAGGACATCACGGCCCTGATCGCTCAGTCGGGCGTCGAGGTCGAGCAGGGCGTCGGGCTGGTGCGCGCCGCAGGCGAGGCGCTGAGCCGGATCGTCGAAGCCTCGAAAAAGGTTTCGGCGACGGTCTCCGACATCTCGGCGGCGTCCGCCGAGCAGGCCAACGGCATCGACGAGATGAGCCAGACCGTCGCCCATATGGACGAGATGACGCAAGCGAACGCGGCACTGGCCGAAGAGAGCGCCGCGTCCGCAGGCTCGCTCAGTAGTCAGATCCGTCGTCTCAACGAGCTGGTCGCGAGCTTCCGCACCGGCGACAATGCCGCGACGCTGACCGGTGCCCCGGTCGCCGACGAGGCTTCCGAATGGGATGAACGCCGCCGAGCCTGA
- a CDS encoding DUF937 domain-containing protein yields MMNLFEMMQSAQNGQAMQNLARQYGLSMQQTQSALDALLPAFSMGLQRQTQNPYAFGNLAQMMTATPFGQMYDSDGDGIPDRAMPLGQDVMSQLFGSKEVANAVAAQAAATSGVGQAILKQMLPVIASILMGGLFKSVNNQGLGGILGQFAEMMRGQMPGQQPQAPQANPANPLEAILGGLFGGQKPPAGQAQGSGPFGGGAMPGMPTDMGNIFGQILGGMFGGAQGQAPDTSAKPAPQSRRPVPEPESDEPPPSSETGPGSIGLDALNQMFEHGRQVQAGQQDALRSIFETMLGGGQRKA; encoded by the coding sequence ATGATGAATCTCTTCGAGATGATGCAATCGGCCCAGAACGGCCAGGCCATGCAGAACCTGGCCCGGCAATACGGGCTTTCGATGCAGCAGACCCAGTCCGCGCTCGACGCGTTGCTCCCCGCCTTCTCGATGGGGCTGCAGCGCCAGACCCAGAACCCCTACGCCTTCGGCAATCTCGCCCAGATGATGACGGCGACGCCCTTCGGCCAGATGTACGACAGCGACGGCGATGGCATTCCCGACCGGGCGATGCCGCTGGGCCAGGACGTGATGAGCCAACTCTTCGGCTCGAAGGAGGTCGCCAACGCCGTCGCGGCCCAGGCCGCGGCGACCAGCGGCGTCGGCCAAGCGATCCTGAAGCAGATGCTGCCGGTGATCGCCTCGATCCTGATGGGCGGACTGTTCAAATCGGTGAACAATCAGGGCCTCGGCGGCATTCTCGGGCAGTTCGCCGAGATGATGCGCGGCCAGATGCCCGGGCAGCAGCCCCAGGCCCCACAGGCGAACCCCGCCAATCCGCTTGAAGCGATCCTCGGTGGGCTCTTCGGCGGACAGAAGCCTCCGGCCGGCCAGGCGCAGGGCAGTGGCCCCTTCGGCGGCGGCGCCATGCCCGGCATGCCCACCGACATGGGCAATATCTTTGGCCAGATCCTCGGCGGCATGTTCGGCGGTGCACAGGGACAGGCTCCCGACACCAGCGCTAAGCCGGCGCCGCAATCCCGCCGGCCAGTGCCTGAACCTGAGTCGGACGAGCCGCCGCCATCGAGCGAGACCGGGCCGGGCTCGATCGGGCTCGATGCACTGAACCAGATGTTCGAGCACGGCCGCCAGGTCCAGGCGGGCCAGCAGGACGCGCTGCGCTCGATCTTCGAGACGATGCTCGGCGGCGGCCAGCGCAAGGCCTGA
- a CDS encoding TadE/TadG family type IV pilus assembly protein, whose product MKLSPSSRRVADVSAQLPDQQVAFGKDSSVLTLGCARQVLYRKLRAFGGDNAGATAVEFGFVGLLFLTVLFAFVQFSLLFLAGINLENALSDAATGNTAATYANDRSTVTERICSRMVLADDCQTKLKLEMQPLKNYPTTGQEITGTVFTVGEAGKDVTLIRARVPIITIIPGLPALSISSQAMFLRPV is encoded by the coding sequence ATGAAGCTGAGCCCATCCTCACGACGCGTCGCTGACGTCAGCGCCCAGCTTCCTGATCAGCAGGTTGCTTTCGGCAAGGATAGCTCGGTTTTGACTCTTGGTTGCGCCCGGCAGGTGCTGTACCGGAAGCTTCGCGCCTTCGGAGGCGACAACGCGGGCGCCACCGCCGTCGAATTCGGCTTCGTCGGCCTGCTGTTCCTGACAGTGCTGTTCGCGTTTGTGCAGTTCTCCTTGTTGTTCCTTGCCGGGATCAATCTCGAAAATGCCCTGTCCGACGCGGCGACGGGCAATACCGCCGCAACCTATGCCAATGATCGGTCCACGGTGACCGAGCGGATCTGCAGCAGGATGGTCCTGGCGGATGACTGCCAGACCAAGCTCAAGCTCGAAATGCAGCCGCTGAAGAACTACCCCACCACCGGGCAGGAGATCACCGGTACGGTCTTCACGGTTGGCGAGGCGGGGAAAGACGTGACCCTGATACGGGCGCGTGTCCCGATTATCACGATCATCCCGGGGCTGCCGGCGCTGTCGATCAGCAGCCAGGCGATGTTCCTGAGGCCAGTGTGA